In one window of Acidovorax sp. HDW3 DNA:
- the modD gene encoding ModD protein encodes MNDVFDVFFDHATIDAWIAEDAGYLDLTAHLLGLGAQPACIAFTLRGAGVAACTEEAARVLQHCGAQLLRLRPSGTPVPAGSELLAASGPAASVLRAWKVVQNLLETACGIASATAAMVAAVQATAPGVALLTTRKSAPGLRRIALKATLCGGAHPHRLGVGETVLVFAQHRALLGDAPSGHWPALVQRLARMAPALAEKLCVIEVTSLEEAWLAAQAGAQVLQFDKVAPPQLRAWGPQLRARYPQLRLLAAGGIHLGNVADYAASGVDALVSSSPHHAPPADVAVQVLPLQ; translated from the coding sequence GTGAATGATGTTTTCGATGTTTTTTTTGACCACGCCACGATCGACGCCTGGATTGCCGAGGATGCAGGCTACCTCGACCTGACGGCGCATCTGCTCGGGCTGGGGGCGCAGCCGGCGTGCATTGCGTTCACGCTGCGCGGCGCCGGCGTTGCAGCGTGCACCGAGGAGGCGGCGCGGGTGCTGCAGCACTGCGGTGCGCAGCTGCTGCGGCTGCGCCCCAGCGGCACGCCGGTGCCGGCGGGTAGCGAGCTGCTGGCGGCCAGCGGGCCGGCGGCGAGTGTGCTGCGGGCCTGGAAGGTGGTGCAGAACCTGCTGGAGACGGCCTGCGGCATCGCCAGCGCCACGGCAGCCATGGTGGCGGCCGTGCAGGCCACGGCGCCTGGGGTGGCGTTGCTGACGACGCGCAAGAGCGCCCCCGGCCTGCGCCGCATCGCCCTCAAGGCCACGCTGTGTGGCGGCGCGCATCCGCATCGCCTGGGGGTGGGGGAGACGGTGCTGGTGTTTGCCCAGCACCGGGCGTTGCTTGGCGATGCCCCCTCGGGCCATTGGCCGGCGTTGGTGCAGCGGCTGGCGCGCATGGCGCCAGCGTTGGCAGAGAAGCTCTGCGTGATCGAGGTGACCTCGCTCGAAGAAGCCTGGTTGGCCGCACAGGCCGGCGCCCAGGTGCTGCAGTTCGACAAGGTGGCACCACCGCAGTTGCGTGCCTGGGGGCCGCAGCTGCGGGCACGTTACCCGCAGCTGCGCCTGTTGGCGGCTGGCGGTATTCATCTGGGCAATGTGGCCGATTACGCCGCCAGCGGTGTGGATGCCTTGGTCAGCAGCAGCCCGCACCATGCGCCGCCGGCGGATGTGGCAGTGCAGGTGCTGCCGCTGCAGTAG
- a CDS encoding DUF364 domain-containing protein, translated as MLTPPPLHADALLAELHASVSAALGAQEVERLQVARAVLGLFFTGVQLDNGIVGLCATPLKSIPQAVCCPSSAQAMPVPGKLIGRSAAELLQDLYRSQALRRTLAIATLNALAETLWQRDGPPPDVRVQAGDAFDALAIAPGERVALVGAFPPYMRRLRQAGQPFTVLELDPATLKAEELPYYRPAHQAAEVLAQCDALITTGTTLVNDSLDGLLAHLRPGARAAVVGPSATLLAAPFARRGVRVVGGTRVLQPQGLLDLLAEGGSGYHFFDKVVQRVCLCW; from the coding sequence ATGCTGACGCCGCCGCCACTACATGCCGACGCCCTGCTGGCCGAGCTGCACGCCAGCGTCAGCGCCGCCCTGGGCGCGCAGGAGGTCGAACGCCTGCAGGTGGCGCGCGCCGTGCTCGGGCTGTTTTTTACCGGCGTGCAGCTGGACAACGGCATCGTCGGCCTGTGCGCCACGCCCCTCAAGAGCATTCCGCAGGCGGTGTGCTGCCCCAGCTCGGCCCAGGCCATGCCAGTGCCAGGCAAGCTCATCGGGCGCAGCGCCGCCGAGCTGCTGCAAGACCTGTACCGCTCGCAGGCGCTGCGGCGCACGCTCGCCATCGCCACGCTCAATGCCCTGGCCGAAACCCTGTGGCAGCGTGATGGCCCGCCGCCGGACGTGCGGGTGCAGGCGGGCGATGCCTTCGATGCCCTGGCCATTGCCCCGGGCGAGCGCGTGGCGCTGGTGGGGGCCTTCCCGCCGTATATGCGCCGCCTGCGCCAGGCCGGCCAGCCGTTCACGGTACTCGAACTCGATCCGGCCACGCTCAAGGCCGAGGAGTTGCCGTACTACCGTCCGGCACACCAAGCGGCTGAAGTGCTGGCGCAGTGCGATGCCCTCATCACCACCGGCACCACCTTGGTCAACGACAGCCTCGACGGGCTGCTTGCGCACCTGCGCCCGGGCGCTCGCGCCGCCGTCGTCGGCCCCAGTGCCACCTTGCTGGCCGCACCCTTTGCACGCCGGGGCGTGCGCGTGGTCGGCGGCACGCGCGTGCTGCAGCCCCAGGGGCTCCTGGACTTGCTGGCCGAGGGCGGTTCGGGCTACCACTTTTTTGACAAGGTGGTGCAGCGGGTGTGCCTGTGCTGGTGA
- a CDS encoding molybdopterin-binding protein, which produces MKTSARNQFAGQVTRVVAGAVNDEIEINVPGVGALVAIVTHGSAVNLGLQAGASAVALVKASSVIVVAQAQGAKFSARNHLQGQVTRVQKGAVNTEVVIGLPAGGAVAAIVTNESAVALGLAVGVPAAALFKASSVIVGVNA; this is translated from the coding sequence ATGAAAACCAGTGCACGCAACCAGTTTGCCGGCCAAGTCACGCGCGTTGTCGCCGGGGCGGTGAATGATGAGATCGAGATCAACGTCCCCGGTGTGGGCGCGCTCGTGGCCATCGTTACCCACGGCAGCGCCGTGAACCTCGGGCTGCAGGCCGGTGCGAGCGCCGTGGCCCTGGTCAAGGCGTCGTCGGTGATCGTCGTGGCGCAGGCGCAGGGCGCCAAGTTCTCGGCACGCAACCATCTGCAGGGTCAGGTGACGCGCGTGCAAAAAGGTGCTGTCAATACCGAGGTGGTGATTGGCCTGCCTGCCGGCGGCGCCGTGGCAGCGATCGTGACGAACGAGAGCGCCGTGGCGCTGGGCCTGGCGGTGGGTGTGCCGGCAGCGGCGCTGTTCAAGGCGTCGAGCGTGATCGTCGGCGTGAACGCGTAA
- a CDS encoding DUF1631 family protein, whose protein sequence is MDVFSAPPAPASSPLPQLLTQVLAGAGDLIEQVIEAARLSLRNREDQARTAGEHQALHEARQQLVRLGRIMTERYPEALRSSLSAHHGRGPSSGPRPAARTLSSIHFDDLELMDETQVSESVERARAQQILAASVEGPLADLDGLVCAALGLHTVDTAHNPLRPEVFLQALQKVLTPMQATPAVRHEWIGHMAPALGVQLRQLYLQLIGQLRQSGVQPVGFAMRQAGGDYAYITPSSSGSSSPGFDAAPTEATPQTEASLLTLERLRSLLLGELTPAPHNTTPTAPTAGDDFAARFAREFEAPGALPSLEPPSTDFAITVPAAFEALQEMKQVDHMVTRLAQQRAQGPNRSTDYAALRQQPGGLGQALSMEVVALMLENIAHDDRLLPPVQQFVRTLEPALLQLAIIDPRFFSQKDHPARRLLQDITERSLAFAHPQSPGFDAFMQTLLDTAGPLVSATIDSQAPFAQVLAQLQAIWARQEETGTRERTRAIAALEHAEQRHLLAVDISREIWLLPQIDKVPGEIASFLLGPWVQVIAQARLENHDSTASSSSDPGRYRETVDALLWSAQPELTRANASQLARLVPKLLAKLREGLACIDYPANETRAFFDCLMQLHQEAFRPSNAEPTAPATQVILPPAPTPAAPPPKPRPALELNDDLWVAPAEAKDSGFMDAALIEDSAPLPLPSSPAPLLAPEPTLALGTWINLLVQGQWERMQLSWIGPHDTLFLFTSASGRTQSMTLRLLNRLREQGALHILSPHKVVDGALDAITQTAIRNSVDSTL, encoded by the coding sequence GTCCTTACGCAACCGCGAAGATCAGGCGCGCACCGCCGGCGAGCACCAGGCCCTGCACGAGGCACGCCAGCAGCTCGTGCGCCTGGGCCGCATCATGACCGAGCGCTACCCCGAGGCGCTGCGCAGCAGCCTGAGCGCGCACCACGGGCGCGGCCCATCGAGCGGACCCCGCCCCGCCGCACGCACGCTATCGAGCATTCATTTCGACGACCTCGAACTCATGGATGAGACACAGGTGAGCGAAAGCGTGGAACGGGCCCGGGCGCAGCAAATCCTGGCCGCCAGCGTCGAAGGGCCACTGGCCGATCTCGATGGGCTGGTCTGCGCCGCCCTGGGGCTCCATACCGTCGATACCGCCCACAACCCGCTGCGCCCCGAAGTGTTTTTACAGGCACTACAAAAAGTGCTAACGCCCATGCAGGCCACGCCCGCCGTGCGGCACGAATGGATAGGGCACATGGCCCCGGCGCTGGGCGTGCAGCTGCGCCAGCTGTATCTACAGCTGATCGGCCAGCTGCGCCAAAGCGGCGTACAACCCGTGGGCTTTGCCATGCGCCAAGCTGGCGGCGACTACGCCTACATCACTCCCAGCAGCAGCGGTAGCAGCAGCCCCGGCTTTGATGCCGCCCCCACCGAAGCCACGCCGCAGACAGAAGCCTCGCTGCTCACGCTCGAACGCCTGCGCAGCCTGCTGCTGGGCGAGCTCACACCAGCGCCCCACAACACCACTCCCACCGCCCCCACCGCCGGTGACGACTTTGCCGCCCGCTTTGCGCGCGAATTTGAAGCCCCCGGCGCCCTGCCCTCGCTGGAGCCTCCGAGCACCGACTTCGCCATCACCGTGCCCGCCGCCTTTGAAGCCCTGCAAGAGATGAAGCAGGTCGATCACATGGTGACCCGCCTCGCGCAGCAACGCGCACAAGGCCCCAACCGCAGCACCGACTACGCCGCGCTGCGCCAGCAGCCCGGCGGCCTGGGCCAGGCCCTGAGCATGGAAGTCGTGGCGCTCATGCTCGAAAACATCGCCCACGACGACCGGCTGCTGCCCCCCGTACAGCAGTTTGTACGCACGCTCGAACCTGCGCTGCTGCAACTGGCCATCATCGACCCGCGCTTTTTCAGCCAAAAAGACCATCCGGCACGCCGCCTGCTGCAAGACATCACCGAGCGCAGCCTGGCCTTTGCCCACCCCCAATCACCGGGGTTTGACGCCTTCATGCAAACGCTGCTCGACACCGCAGGCCCCCTGGTGAGTGCCACCATCGACAGCCAGGCCCCTTTTGCCCAGGTACTGGCGCAACTGCAAGCCATCTGGGCCCGCCAGGAAGAAACCGGCACCCGCGAGCGCACGCGCGCCATCGCCGCCCTGGAGCACGCCGAGCAGCGCCACCTGCTGGCCGTCGATATTTCGCGCGAAATCTGGTTGCTGCCGCAAATCGACAAAGTGCCCGGTGAAATTGCCAGCTTTTTACTCGGCCCCTGGGTACAGGTCATTGCACAAGCACGCCTAGAAAACCACGACAGCACCGCCAGCAGCAGCAGCGACCCCGGCCGTTACCGCGAAACCGTCGATGCCCTGCTCTGGAGCGCCCAACCCGAGCTCACCCGCGCCAACGCCAGCCAACTCGCCCGCCTGGTGCCCAAGCTCCTGGCCAAGCTGCGCGAAGGACTCGCTTGCATCGACTATCCAGCCAACGAAACCCGGGCTTTTTTCGACTGCCTGATGCAGCTGCACCAAGAAGCCTTTCGCCCCAGCAACGCAGAACCCACCGCGCCAGCCACACAGGTCATATTGCCCCCTGCACCCACGCCCGCAGCGCCACCGCCCAAACCCCGGCCAGCCCTGGAGCTCAACGACGACCTGTGGGTGGCCCCAGCAGAGGCCAAAGACTCCGGCTTCATGGATGCCGCGCTCATCGAAGACAGCGCCCCCCTGCCCCTGCCGAGCAGCCCCGCGCCACTTCTTGCGCCCGAACCCACCCTGGCCCTGGGCACCTGGATCAACCTGCTGGTGCAAGGCCAGTGGGAGCGTATGCAGCTGTCCTGGATCGGCCCGCATGACACCCTGTTTCTGTTCACCAGCGCCAGCGGTCGCACCCAATCCATGACGCTGCGCCTGCTCAACCGCCTGCGCGAGCAAGGCGCCCTGCACATTCTGTCGCCGCACAAAGTCGTCGATGGCGCCCTGGACGCCATCACCCAAACCGCCATCCGCAACAGCGTCGATAGCACCCTCTGA
- the modB gene encoding molybdate ABC transporter permease subunit produces the protein MWGGCSAAPLSLSLGVLAASLALQLVIGTALAWLLARRNFAGRGLLDALVTLPLVFPPIVLGYGLLLLLGRQGALVRWLPPAWQPEIIFTATGLVLAAFVAGLPLMVKSVQAALGSVSPRLHEAAALLGHGRWSVFWRIDVPLARRGVVAGLILAAGRSLGEVGLSLMLGGNIAGRTETLSLAIYNHVLDGNAGCANTLSLLLGAVAWAAFWALRRWGML, from the coding sequence ATGTGGGGTGGCTGTTCGGCAGCACCACTGTCTTTGAGCCTGGGCGTGCTGGCGGCGAGCCTGGCGCTGCAGCTGGTCATCGGTACGGCCCTGGCCTGGCTGCTGGCGCGCCGGAATTTTGCTGGGCGTGGCTTGCTGGATGCGCTGGTGACGCTGCCGCTGGTGTTCCCGCCCATCGTCCTTGGTTACGGCCTGTTGTTGTTGCTCGGCCGCCAGGGGGCGCTGGTGCGCTGGTTGCCGCCAGCGTGGCAACCGGAAATCATTTTTACCGCCACCGGGTTGGTGCTGGCGGCCTTTGTCGCCGGACTGCCGCTGATGGTCAAGTCGGTGCAGGCTGCCTTGGGCAGCGTGTCGCCGCGCCTGCATGAAGCGGCGGCCCTGCTGGGGCACGGGCGGTGGTCGGTGTTCTGGCGTATCGACGTGCCCCTGGCCCGGCGTGGGGTGGTGGCCGGGCTGATCTTGGCTGCTGGGCGCAGCCTGGGGGAGGTGGGACTGTCGCTCATGCTGGGCGGCAACATTGCCGGGCGCACGGAAACACTGTCGCTGGCCATTTACAACCATGTGCTCGATGGCAATGCGGGCTGCGCGAACACGTTGTCGCTGCTTCTGGGCGCCGTTGCCTGGGCCGCTTTTTGGGCCTTGCGCCGTTGGGGAATGCTGTGA
- the modA gene encoding molybdate ABC transporter substrate-binding protein, giving the protein MFRWLWASLALVWVCNVWAGEPLLVAAGAGYRKPVLELLAGFTQASGIQAEASFGNMQQVQTQAQQNPAIALLIGDRAFLEPMGLTERLQPLGQGLLVLVTARGQALASLDELRAPRFGRIALPDRNKAVYGRAAAICLERLGLQQALAARLLEVATVPQVAAYVAAGEVDAGFVNRTQALALQERVGTVLEVPPGCYPPIELSVGVLRGRSEATAVRAFLAYLEGPQARQVLQRHGM; this is encoded by the coding sequence ATGTTCCGATGGCTGTGGGCCAGTCTGGCCTTGGTGTGGGTGTGCAACGTCTGGGCGGGCGAGCCCCTGCTGGTAGCGGCCGGAGCGGGCTACCGTAAACCAGTGCTGGAGTTGTTGGCGGGATTTACACAAGCCAGCGGCATTCAGGCCGAAGCCAGTTTCGGCAACATGCAGCAGGTGCAGACCCAGGCACAGCAGAATCCGGCGATTGCTTTGCTCATTGGTGACCGCGCCTTTCTTGAACCCATGGGCTTGACCGAACGTTTGCAGCCCCTGGGGCAGGGCCTGCTGGTGCTGGTGACGGCGCGTGGGCAGGCGCTTGCCAGCCTCGATGAGCTGCGTGCGCCGCGCTTTGGGCGTATTGCCTTGCCCGACCGCAACAAAGCCGTCTATGGCCGTGCAGCGGCCATATGCCTTGAGCGGCTGGGGCTGCAGCAGGCGCTGGCCGCCCGGTTACTGGAGGTGGCCACCGTACCCCAGGTGGCGGCCTATGTGGCGGCAGGGGAGGTCGATGCCGGTTTCGTCAATCGCACGCAGGCCCTGGCTCTGCAGGAGCGTGTCGGCACCGTCCTGGAGGTGCCGCCGGGCTGCTACCCGCCTATCGAACTGAGTGTGGGCGTGCTGCGCGGGCGCAGCGAGGCGACAGCGGTACGGGCCTTTTTGGCCTACCTGGAGGGGCCGCAGGCGCGCCAGGTGCTGCAGCGGCATGGGATGTAG